From Panicum hallii strain FIL2 chromosome 2, PHallii_v3.1, whole genome shotgun sequence, a single genomic window includes:
- the LOC112879686 gene encoding BTB/POZ domain-containing protein At5g48130, translated as MKLVMAGVDLETEVELSPVAKAEAAAFSPYSSPSTALLLQRRVVAWAKETGSPATVRVRVADRSFDLHKDPLASKCGYFSEAWLESGDVELPASFPGGCEAFEVIALFCYGDAVALDPFNVAAVRCAAEFLGVGGLGARCDLYINQVVLQSWDDALIVLQRCQPLLPVAEELLIVSRCVESLAFMACMEILDPEQRRDQPGAVGARALVGRRWDAELVKELAARDLWIKDLIALPFEFFERIVQALRRQGMKEKYVSPVVLFYANKWVLSKKTHKFWATTDEAVDGETDANRRAAAIMEGVIALLPVEAASVAASGSIPVAFYFALLSRSLTLELSDESQTRLREQVASNLQFARVDDLPLPEQETDRPIADSREVRAVESIVSNHAVSVRRKGAEAIAELWDRYLLHIASDPKLRPERLSELIGVIPAGDRKNHNHLYEAINTYLVEHRGLSGEDKATLCGHLDCRKLSHEACIQAVQNDRMPLRLIVQALFVQQLHTHRAFRECSDSFRCAHSGELVPGAGAYTPSPGCPAIPTSQPLSGGSPYESHHAPRDARLRARDDASDYETASFRIQALEQEIISLKRTLQRHNTLKGSARRGGGNKEPSFRVATDADAPAAIKRRAAVSGSCIGSMRWGSQRRCASRILRVFARLAVFGRGRSRGKQSKCRAATEQLNCM; from the exons ATGAAGCTTGTGATGGCGGGGGTGGACTTGGAGACGGAGGTGGAGCTGTCGCCGGTGGCCAAGGCGGAGGCCGCCGCGTTTAGCCCGTATTCGAGTCCGAGCACGGCGCTGCTGCTGCAGAGGAGGGTCGTGGCATG GGCCAAGGAGACCGGGTCTCCGGCGACGGTCCGCGTTCGCGTCGCCGACAGAAGCTTCGATCTGCACAAG GATCCTCTGGCGTCCAAGTGCGGGTACTTCAGCGAGGCGTGGCTCGAGTCCGGCGACGTCGAGCTGCCGGCGAGCTTCCCGGGCGGCTGCGAGGCGTTCGAGGTGATCGCGCTGTTCTGCTACGGCGACGCCGTGGCGCTCGACCCGTTCAACGTAGCGGCCGTCCGGTGCGCGGCGGAGTTCCTGGGCGTGGGCGGCCTGGGCGCGCGCTGCGACCTGTACATCAACCAGGTGGTGCTGCAGAGCTGGGACGACGCGCTCATCGTCCTGCAGCGCTGCCAGCCGCTGCTCCCCGTCGCCGAGGAGCTCCTCATCGTCAGCCGCTGCGTCGAGTCGCTGGCGTTCATGGCGTGCATGGAGATCCTCGACCCGGAGCAGCGGCGGGACCAGCCCGGCGCCGTCGGGGCGCGCGCGCTGGTCGGGCGCCGGTGGGACGCCGAGCTCGTCAAGGAGCTCGCCGCGCGTGACCTCTGGATCAAGGACCTGATCGCGCTCCCGTTCGAGTTCTTCGAGCGGATCGTGCAGGCGCTGCGGCGCCAGGGCATGAAGGAGAAGTACGTGAGCCCCGTCGTGCTCTTCTACGCCAACAAGTGGGTGCTCTCCAAGAAGACACACAAGTTCTGGGCGACCACCGACGAGGCCGTCGACGGCGAGACCGACGCCAACAGGAGGGCCGCTGCGATCATGGAGGGCGTCATCGCGCTGCTCCCCGTCGAGGCGGCCTCGGTGGCCGCGAGCGGCTCGATCCCGGTGGCGTTCTACTTCGCTCTACTGTCACGATCGCTCACCCTGGAGCTGAGCGACGAAAGCCAGACAAGACTGCGAGAACAAGTGGCGTCGAACCTGCAATTCGCTCGCGTGGACGACCTGCCGCTGCCGGAGCAAGAAACGGACCGGCCCATCGCCGACAGCAGGGAGGTGAGGGCAGTGGAGAGCATCGTTTCAAACCATGCCGTCTCCGTGCGAAGAAAAGGTGCGGAGGCCATCGCCGAGCTGTGGGATCGGTACCTTTTGCATATCGCTAGTGATCCGAAGCTCCGGCCGGAGAGGCTATCAGAGCTTATCGGCGTCATCCCGGCCGGCGACCGGAAGAACCACAACCATTTGTACGAAGCAATCAACACGTATTTAGTG GAGCATCGTGGTCTGTCCGGTGAGGACAAGGCGACGCTGTGCGGGCACCTCGACTGCCGGAAGCTGTCGCACGAGGCGTGCATCCAGGCGGTGCAGAACGACCGGATGCCGCTCCGGCTGATCGTGCAGGCGCTGTTCGTGCAGCAGCTGCACACGCACCGCGCCTTCAGGGAGTGCTCCGACTCGTTCCGGTGCGCGCACTCCGGGGAGCTCGTCCCGGGCGCCGGCGCGTACACGCCGAGCCCCGGGTGCCCCGCCATCCCCACCAGCCAGCCCCTCAGCGGCGGCAGCCCGTACGAGAGCCACCACGCGCCACGCGACGCCAGGCTCCGCGCCCGCGACGACGCGTCGGACTACGAGACGGCCAGCTTCCGGATCcaggcgctggagcaggagatCATCTCGCTGAAGCGGACCCTGCAGCGGCACAACACCCTCAAGGGCTCGgcgcgcaggggcggcggcaacAAGGAGCCGAGCTTCAGGGTCGCGACTGACGCGGACGCGCCGGCGGCGATCAAGCGGCGGGCCGCGGTCTCCGGCAGCTGCATCGGGTCCATGCGCTGGGGCTCGCAGCGCCGGTGCGCCAGCAGGATCCTGCGCGTCTTCGCGAGGCTCGCCGTTTTCGGGAGGGGCAGGTCGAGGGGGAAACAGAGCAAGTGCAGGGCAGCAACAGAGCAGCTCAATTGCATGTAG
- the LOC112882775 gene encoding putative yippee-like protein Os10g0369500, which produces MGLLFVESLPGPKVFKCKHCRVDSASPAAIVSKEFRGRHGRAYLFDSVVNVSFGPNEDRQLMTGMHTVNDIYCSCCQRLLGWRYEKAYNEDQKYKEGKYILEKNMMLKE; this is translated from the exons ATGGGGCTGCTGTTCGTGGAGTCGCTCCCGGGGCCCAAGGTGTTCAAGTGCAAGCACTGCAGGGTGGACTCGGCGTCGCCGGCCGCCATCGTGTCCAAGGAGTTCCGCGGCCGACACGGCCGCGCCTACCTCTTCGACAGCGT GGTGAATGTGAGCTTTGGTCCGAACGAGGATCGTCAGCTCATGACTGGAATGCATACAGTCAATGATATCTACTGTAGCTGCTGCCAACGACTCCTTGGCTGGAGATAT GAGAAAGCTTATAACGAAGACCAGAAATACAAAGAAGGCAAGTACATACTGGAAAAGAACATGATGCTCAAAGAATGA
- the LOC112881430 gene encoding WRKY transcription factor SUSIBA2-like isoform X2: protein MAAIINKSTHLDILPSPRDKSTGSGHEDGDSRDFEFKPHLSCQPAGPAVNNPNHHDTSMQNHTSSSSNLMTENKSLCSRESIHQTANISSVLNQPVAIVGPSDNMPAEVSTSERNQMNSSENAAQETQTENVAEKSAEDGYNWRKYGQKHVKGSENPRSYYKCTHPNCEVKKLLERSLDGQITEVVYKGRHNHPKPQPNRRLAAGAVPSNQGEERYDGATPVEDKPSNIYPNLCNQVHSAGMIDPVPGPASDDDGDGGGGRPYPGDDANEDDDLDSKRRKMESAGIDAALMGKPNREPRVVVQTVSEVDILDDGYRWRKYGQKVVKGNPNPRSYYKCTHTGCPVRKHVERASHDPKSVITTYEGKHNHEVPASRNASHEMSAAPMKPAGHPINSSMPGLGGMMRACDARAFTNQYSQAAESDTISLDLGVGISPNHSDATNQMQPSVPEPMQYQMQHMAPVYGSMGFPGMPVPTVPGNAASSAYGSREEKGNEGFTFKAAPLDRSANLCYSSAGNLVMGP from the exons ATGGCTGCGATCATCAACAAGAGCACCCATCTGGACATACTGCCTTCACCTCGGGACAAATCAACTGGCAGTGGCCATGAAGATGGGGATTCTCGGGATTTTGAATTCAAGCCTCATCTCAGTTGTCAGCCAGCG GGTCCTGCTGTCAACAATCCAAATCATCATGACACTTCTATGCAAAATCATACCTCATCATCTAGCAATTTGATGACTGAAAATAAATCTCTCTGCTCACGGGAGTCGATTCATCAGACAGCAAATATTTCAAGTGTTCTAAATCAACCTGTTGCAATAGTTGGTCCATCTGACAACATGCCTGCTGAAGTCAGTACATCAGAGAGGAACCAGATGAATAGTTCTGAGAATGCTGCCCAGGAGACACAAACTGAAAATGTAGCTGAAAAATCTGCTGAGGATGGCTATAACTGGCGTAAATATGGACAGAAGCATGTCAAGGGAAGTGAAAACCCTAGAAGTTATTACAAGTGCACACATCCTAATTGTGAAGTTAAAAAGCTATTAGAGCGTTCGCTTGATGGTCAGATTACTGAAGTTGTTTATAAAGGGCGTCATAATCATCCTAAGCCCCAACCTAATAGGAGGTTAGCTGCTGGTGCAGTTCCTTCAAACCAAGGTGAAGAAAGATATGATGGTGCGACACCAGTTGAAG ACAAGCCTTCAAATATTTATCCCAACCTCTGTAATCAAGTACATTCAGCTGGCATGATTGATCCTGTTCCGGGTCCAGCTAGTGATGACGACGGTGATGGCGGAGGTGGAAGACCCTACCCTGGGGATGATGCTAACGAGGATGATGATTTGGATTCAAAACGCAG GAAAATGGAGTCCGCTGGCATCGATGCTGCTTTGATGGGTAAACCAAATCGTGAGCCCCGAGTTGTTGTACAAACTGTTAGTGAAGTTGATATCTTGGATGATGGATATCGCTGGCGCAAGTATGGGCAGAAAGTAGTAAAAGGAAACCCCAATCCACG GAGTTACTATAAGTGCACACATACAGGATGTCCGGTCAGGAAGCATGTTGAAAGAGCATCGCATGACCCAAAGTCAGTGATCACAACATATGAAGGAAAACATAACCATGAAGTCCCAGCTTCCAGGAATGCAAGTCATGAGATGTCTGCAGCTCCCATGAAGCCTGCTGGGCATCCTATTAACAGCAGCATGCCGGGCCTTGGTGGCATGATGAGAGCATGCGATGCCAGGGCCTTCACCAATCAATATTCTCAGGCAGCTGAAAGTGACACCATCAGTCTTGACCTCGGTGTTGGAATCAGCCCGAACCATAGCGATGCAACAAACCAAATGCAGCCTTCAGTTCCAGAACCAATGCAGTATCAAATGCAACACATGGCTCCTGTGTACGGTAGCATGGGATTTCCAGGAATGCCAGTGCCAACAGTACCTGGAAATGCAGCTAGCAGTGCGTACGGATCCagagaagaaaaaggaaatgaaGGATTTACTTTCAAAGCCGCACCGTTGGATCGTTCAGCTAACTTGTGTTACAGTAGTGCTGGTAACTTAGTGATGGGTCCATGA
- the LOC112881430 gene encoding WRKY transcription factor SUSIBA2-like isoform X1, translating into MADSPNPSSGGSPEKPVLTDRRVAALAGAGAGARYKAMSPARLPISREPCLTIPAGFSPGALLESPVLLNNFKVEPSPTTGTLSMAAIINKSTHLDILPSPRDKSTGSGHEDGDSRDFEFKPHLSCQPAGPAVNNPNHHDTSMQNHTSSSSNLMTENKSLCSRESIHQTANISSVLNQPVAIVGPSDNMPAEVSTSERNQMNSSENAAQETQTENVAEKSAEDGYNWRKYGQKHVKGSENPRSYYKCTHPNCEVKKLLERSLDGQITEVVYKGRHNHPKPQPNRRLAAGAVPSNQGEERYDGATPVEDKPSNIYPNLCNQVHSAGMIDPVPGPASDDDGDGGGGRPYPGDDANEDDDLDSKRRKMESAGIDAALMGKPNREPRVVVQTVSEVDILDDGYRWRKYGQKVVKGNPNPRSYYKCTHTGCPVRKHVERASHDPKSVITTYEGKHNHEVPASRNASHEMSAAPMKPAGHPINSSMPGLGGMMRACDARAFTNQYSQAAESDTISLDLGVGISPNHSDATNQMQPSVPEPMQYQMQHMAPVYGSMGFPGMPVPTVPGNAASSAYGSREEKGNEGFTFKAAPLDRSANLCYSSAGNLVMGP; encoded by the exons ATGGCCGATTCGCCAAACCCTAGCTccgggggctcgccggagaagCCGGTCCTGACGGATCGGCGCGTGGCGGCGCTCGcaggcgcgggcgccggcgcgaGGTACAAGGCCATGTCCCCCGCGCGGCTGCCGATCTCGCGGGAGCCCTGTCTCACCATCCCCGCCGGGTTCAGCCCCGGCGCCCTCCTCGAGTCCCCCGTCCTCCTCAACAACTTCAAG GTTGAACCCTCTCCGACAACTGGTACTCTGAGCATGGCTGCGATCATCAACAAGAGCACCCATCTGGACATACTGCCTTCACCTCGGGACAAATCAACTGGCAGTGGCCATGAAGATGGGGATTCTCGGGATTTTGAATTCAAGCCTCATCTCAGTTGTCAGCCAGCG GGTCCTGCTGTCAACAATCCAAATCATCATGACACTTCTATGCAAAATCATACCTCATCATCTAGCAATTTGATGACTGAAAATAAATCTCTCTGCTCACGGGAGTCGATTCATCAGACAGCAAATATTTCAAGTGTTCTAAATCAACCTGTTGCAATAGTTGGTCCATCTGACAACATGCCTGCTGAAGTCAGTACATCAGAGAGGAACCAGATGAATAGTTCTGAGAATGCTGCCCAGGAGACACAAACTGAAAATGTAGCTGAAAAATCTGCTGAGGATGGCTATAACTGGCGTAAATATGGACAGAAGCATGTCAAGGGAAGTGAAAACCCTAGAAGTTATTACAAGTGCACACATCCTAATTGTGAAGTTAAAAAGCTATTAGAGCGTTCGCTTGATGGTCAGATTACTGAAGTTGTTTATAAAGGGCGTCATAATCATCCTAAGCCCCAACCTAATAGGAGGTTAGCTGCTGGTGCAGTTCCTTCAAACCAAGGTGAAGAAAGATATGATGGTGCGACACCAGTTGAAG ACAAGCCTTCAAATATTTATCCCAACCTCTGTAATCAAGTACATTCAGCTGGCATGATTGATCCTGTTCCGGGTCCAGCTAGTGATGACGACGGTGATGGCGGAGGTGGAAGACCCTACCCTGGGGATGATGCTAACGAGGATGATGATTTGGATTCAAAACGCAG GAAAATGGAGTCCGCTGGCATCGATGCTGCTTTGATGGGTAAACCAAATCGTGAGCCCCGAGTTGTTGTACAAACTGTTAGTGAAGTTGATATCTTGGATGATGGATATCGCTGGCGCAAGTATGGGCAGAAAGTAGTAAAAGGAAACCCCAATCCACG GAGTTACTATAAGTGCACACATACAGGATGTCCGGTCAGGAAGCATGTTGAAAGAGCATCGCATGACCCAAAGTCAGTGATCACAACATATGAAGGAAAACATAACCATGAAGTCCCAGCTTCCAGGAATGCAAGTCATGAGATGTCTGCAGCTCCCATGAAGCCTGCTGGGCATCCTATTAACAGCAGCATGCCGGGCCTTGGTGGCATGATGAGAGCATGCGATGCCAGGGCCTTCACCAATCAATATTCTCAGGCAGCTGAAAGTGACACCATCAGTCTTGACCTCGGTGTTGGAATCAGCCCGAACCATAGCGATGCAACAAACCAAATGCAGCCTTCAGTTCCAGAACCAATGCAGTATCAAATGCAACACATGGCTCCTGTGTACGGTAGCATGGGATTTCCAGGAATGCCAGTGCCAACAGTACCTGGAAATGCAGCTAGCAGTGCGTACGGATCCagagaagaaaaaggaaatgaaGGATTTACTTTCAAAGCCGCACCGTTGGATCGTTCAGCTAACTTGTGTTACAGTAGTGCTGGTAACTTAGTGATGGGTCCATGA
- the LOC112881431 gene encoding chitin-inducible gibberellin-responsive protein 2-like — translation MADTPTSRMVHPFGNVPRQTPKQFLYSGNTQHLCHPYQSASDTHVVPQHHYTMKSHSPDAGSEEYETHKQYTLDSSAASGCSRHDSPSSQSIHTGSGSPLSHEDSHSGSTNGNGSPVSASCVTEDPTDLKQKLKDLEAVMLGTESEIVDSLEISVANQLSLEPEKWVHMMSMPKGNLKELLIACARAVEHSNTFAIDLMIPELRKMVSVSGEPLERLGAYMVEGLVARLASSGNSIYKALKCKEPKSSDLLSYMHFLYEACPYFKFGYMSANGAIAEAVKGEDRIHIIDFHIAQGAQWISLLQALAARPGGPPFVRITGIDDSVSAYARGGGLELVGRRLSHIAGLYKVPFQFNAVAISGSEVEEGHLSIVPGEAVAVNFTLELHHIPDETVSTANHRDRILRLVKGLSPKVLTLVEQESNTNTAPFAQRFAETLDYYTAIFESIDLALPREDRERINMEQHCLAREIVNLVACEGEERVERHEVFGKWKSRLMMAGFRPSPLSALVNATIKTLLQSYSPDYKLAERDGVLYLGWKNRPLVVSSAWH, via the coding sequence ATGGCTGATACTCCAACTTCCCGCATGGTGCACCCCTTTGGCAATGTCCCAAGGCAGACTCCCAAGCAATTCCTGTATTCTGGCAACACTCAGCACCTCTGTCATCCATATCAGTCAGCTTCGGACACCCATGTCGTACCACAGCATCATTACACCATGAAGTCTCATTCACCGGATGCTGGCTCTGAAGAGTATGAGACCCACAAGCAGTACACACTGGACTCCTCTGCAGCTTCTGGTTGTTCGAGGCATGATTCTCCCTCCAGTCAGAGTATCCATACTGGGAGTGGCAGCCCTCTATCTCATGAAGATAGCCACTCCGGCTCCACCAATGGCAACGGATCACCTGTGAGCGCTTCCTGCGTCACTGAGGACCCTACTGATCTGAAGCAGAAGCTGAAGGATCTTGAGGCTGTGATGCTTGGAACAGAATCAGAGATAGTGGATAGCCTTGAGATCTCCGTTGCAAACCAACTTTCCTTGGAACCGGAGAAGTGGGTGCACATGATGAGCATGCCCAAAGGCAACTTGAAGGAGCTGCTGATTGCTTGTGCAAGAGCAGTGGAACATAGTAACACTTTTGCAATCGATCTGATGATTCCAGAGCTGAGGAAAATGGTCTCGGTGTCTGGTGAGCCACTTGAGAGGCTGGGAGCCTACATGGTGGAAGGTCTGGTGGCTAGGCTCGCCTCCTCCGGCAACTCAATCTACAAAGCTCTGAAGTGCAAAGAGCCCAAGAGTTCTGATCTCCTGTCCTACATGCACTTCCTGTATGAGGCCTGCCCCTACTTCAAGTTTGGCTACATGTCAGCAAATGGCGCAATCGCAGAGGCTGTCAAGGGAGAGGACAGGATCCATATCATTGACTTCCATATCGCCCAAGGGGCACAGTGGATCTCTCTCCTTCAGGCCCTCGCAGCCAGGCCAGGTGGACCACCGTTTGTGAGGATCACCGGCATTGATGATTCAGTCTCAGCTTACGCCCGAGGCGGCGGTCTGGAGTTAGTTGGCAGGAGACTGTCACACATTGCTGGCCTCTACAAGGTGCCCTTTCAGTTCAATGCAGTCGCTATCTCTGGCAGTGAAGTGGAAGAGGGACACCTCAGCATTGTCCCCGGTGAAGCTGTTGCTGTCAACTTCACCCTGGAGCTGCACCACATCCCTGACGAGACCGTGAGCACGGCGAACCACCGGGACCGGATCCTGAGGCTGGTGAAGGGCCTGTCACCCAAGGTGCTCACGCTGGTGGAGCAGGAGTCCAACACCAACACGGCCCCCTTCGCACAGCGGTTCGCGGAGACGCTGGACTACTACACGGCCATCTTCGAGTCCATCGACCTGGCGCTGCCGAGGGAGGACCGTGAGCGGATCAACATGGAGCAGCACTGCCTGGCGAGGGAGATCGTGAACCTGGTGGCCTGCGAGGGGGAGGAGCGGGTGGAGCGCCACGAGGTGTTCGGCAAGTGGAAGTCGCGGCTGATGATGGCCGGGTTCAGGCCGTCCCCGCTCAGCGCGCTGGTGAACGCCACCATCAAGACGCTGCTGCAGAGCTACTCGCCGGACTACAAGCTCGCCGAGAGGGACGGCGTGCTCTACCTCGGCTGGAAGAACAGGCCCCTGGTGGTCTCCTCGGCATGGCACTAG
- the LOC112879601 gene encoding probable serine/threonine-protein kinase WNK5 translates to MAVDRVVEGEEAFEEVDPTGRFGRYADVLGLGSVKKVYRGFDQEEGIEVAWNRVRLRALADRDPGMVDRLHAEVRLLRSLHHDHIIGFHKVWLDRDAGVLNFITEVCTSGSLREYRQRHRHVSVKALKKWARQILEGLNHLHTHDPCIIHRDLNCSNVFINGNNGQVKIGDLGLAAIVDKTHVAHTILGTPEFMAPELYTETYTESVDIYSYGMCVLEMVTREVPYSECGSVVQIFHNVTRGVPPAALKRLKDPELRGFIERCIGQPRNRPSAAELLEDPFFNGICSGDDDALADAATVVAGTPVPRPRSYVDDLAGLRLD, encoded by the exons ATGGCGGTGGACCGCGTGGTCGAGGGAGAGGAGGCGTTCGAGGAGGTGGACCCGACGGGGCGGTTCGGGCGGTACGCCGACGTGCTGGGGCTCGGCTCTGTCAAGAAGGTGTACCGCGGCTTCGACCAGGAGGAGGGGATCGAGGTGGCGTGGAACCGCGTCCGGCTGCGGGCGCTGGCCGACCGCGACCCCGGCATGGTGGATCGCCTCCACGCCGAGGTGCGCCTGCTGCGCTCCCTCCACCACGACCACATCATCGGCTTCCACAAGGTGTGGCTCGACCGCGACGCCGGCGTGCTCAACTTCATCACCGAGGTCTGCACCTCCGGGAGCCTCCGCGAGTACCGCCAGCGCCACCGCCACGTCTCCGTCAAGGCGCTCAAGAAGTGGGCGCGCCAGATCCTCGAGGGCCTCAACCACCTCCACACCCACGACCCCTGCATCATCCACCGCGACCTCAACTGCAGCAACGTCTTCATCAATGGCAACAACGGCCAG GTGAAGATCGGCGACCTCGGGCTGGCGGCGATCGTGGACAAGACGCACGTGGCGCACACGATCCTGGGCACGCCGGAGTTCATGGCGCCGGAGCTCTACACGGAGACGTACACGGAGTCGGTGGACATCTACTCGTACGGGATGTGCGTGCTGGAGATGGTCACGCGTGAGGTGCCCTACTCGGAGTGCGGCAGCGTCGTGCAGATCTTCCACAACGTCACCCGGGGcgtcccgcccgccgccctcaAGCGGCTCAAGGACCCCGAACTGCGCGGCTTCATCGAGCGCTGCATCGGCCAGCCGCGGAACCGGCCCTCGGCCGCCGAGCTCCTGGAGGACCCCTTCTTCAACGGCATCTGCAGCGGGGACGACGACGCGCTGGCTGACGCGGCCACCGTCGTCGCCGGCACGCCCGTGCCGCGCCCCAGGAGCTACGTCGACGACCTCGCCGGCCTCCGGCTGGACTGA